A genome region from Glycine max cultivar Williams 82 chromosome 5, Glycine_max_v4.0, whole genome shotgun sequence includes the following:
- the LOC100813454 gene encoding uncharacterized protein: MAKSASNSVMQTLKRFMKKPWEITGPCAGPEYKSALPLAVEYRLSCPATVKEKPIIPNSLPETVYDIKYFTRDQRRNRPPIRRTVLKNPDVEKLMKEQTFAFSDFPPVYLNSIVEEDINARGGGYQ, translated from the coding sequence ATGGCGAAATCGGCGTCGAATTCTGTGATGCAGACCCTGAAGCGGTTCATGAAGAAGCCATGGGAGATCACGGGCCCGTGCGCGGGCCCCGAGTACAAATCCGCATTACCCTTGGCCGTGGAGTACCGCCTCAGCTGCCCCGCCACCGTCAAGGAGAAGCCCATCATCCCCAACTCCCTCCCGGAGACCGTCTACGACATCAAGTACTTCACCCGCGACCAGCGCCGCAACCGCCCTCCCATCCGACGCACCGTTTTGAAGAATCCCGATGTCGAAAAGCTCATGAAGGAGCAGACCTTCGCCTTCTCCGACTTCCCTCCCGTTTATCTCAACTCCATCGTCGAGGAGGACATTAACGCTCGCGGTGGCGGATACCAGTGA